In one Butyrivibrio proteoclasticus B316 genomic region, the following are encoded:
- a CDS encoding extracellular solute-binding protein has protein sequence MNKLFHKSLLLIGALALSLSGCGAMENDEQASENAEINITSMQGDEVTLDWYINFSWFNTKWGDNAVSKEITNKTGVNINFITPLGNEEEKLNSLIASGTLPDLITLGWWEPQVNEMIQGDMVYALNALADEYDPYFYEVTDPQAISWYTQPDGNVYGYPCSSVTPDDVANNDNIGSNQTFLVRKDIYEAIGSPDMTTTEGFEAAVKKAYEMFPEIDGKPLIPVGAHIFDDTGNVSFDAYLQNFLAIPYEKDGRLYDRDTDPEYIKWLKMFRRLGEQGYLSTDLFIDQRVQMEEKIAEGRYFCMLYQYIDMSAQQKALYAKDPDSIYIAVDGPKNRNGADYVLPTNTVSGWTITMVSKNCKNPDRAIEFIDYMLSEEGQKTIYLGVEGITYDVIDGKEVVKPEVQKLLDTDRGQYDALYGADDAYWMFQDNVMQLKWKQETTGPIDQLEKWTYPYATYTGVYDIILPADTEDAYTNARIQKLWSETLQNLLLAKSEKEFDEILEKFVTDRNAMGFSQLQEKRYKYVESAKEKLGIE, from the coding sequence ATGAATAAACTGTTTCATAAGAGCCTGTTGCTCATAGGAGCCTTAGCTCTATCTCTTAGTGGATGCGGCGCTATGGAAAATGATGAGCAGGCTTCTGAGAACGCTGAAATTAATATTACAAGTATGCAGGGTGATGAAGTTACGCTTGACTGGTATATCAACTTCTCCTGGTTTAACACCAAGTGGGGTGATAATGCTGTGTCCAAAGAAATAACGAATAAGACAGGCGTCAATATAAACTTCATAACGCCACTTGGCAATGAAGAAGAAAAACTGAATTCGCTGATTGCTTCAGGAACGCTTCCTGATCTGATTACTCTGGGCTGGTGGGAGCCTCAGGTCAATGAGATGATACAGGGAGATATGGTTTATGCTCTGAATGCACTGGCTGATGAGTATGATCCTTATTTTTATGAGGTTACAGATCCCCAGGCAATTTCCTGGTATACCCAGCCGGATGGCAATGTTTATGGCTATCCATGTTCGTCTGTAACACCTGATGACGTGGCAAATAATGACAACATCGGCTCTAATCAGACCTTTCTTGTAAGAAAAGACATCTATGAAGCCATAGGAAGCCCTGATATGACTACCACAGAAGGGTTTGAAGCTGCAGTTAAAAAAGCTTACGAGATGTTTCCTGAAATAGATGGTAAGCCCCTTATACCTGTTGGTGCGCATATTTTTGACGATACGGGAAATGTTTCTTTTGATGCCTATCTTCAGAACTTCCTTGCTATTCCTTATGAGAAGGACGGAAGGCTATATGACAGAGACACCGATCCTGAGTATATTAAATGGCTCAAGATGTTCAGAAGGTTGGGAGAACAGGGATATCTTTCTACAGATCTTTTCATAGACCAGAGGGTTCAGATGGAGGAGAAGATCGCAGAGGGAAGGTATTTCTGCATGCTGTATCAGTATATCGATATGTCAGCCCAGCAGAAAGCTCTTTATGCCAAGGACCCGGACAGCATATATATAGCAGTGGATGGTCCCAAAAACAGGAATGGTGCTGATTATGTGCTCCCAACCAACACGGTAAGCGGATGGACTATAACCATGGTCAGTAAGAACTGTAAGAATCCTGACAGGGCAATAGAATTTATAGACTATATGCTCTCAGAAGAAGGGCAAAAGACGATCTATCTTGGTGTTGAGGGCATTACATACGATGTTATAGACGGAAAAGAAGTGGTGAAACCGGAAGTTCAAAAGCTCCTTGATACAGACAGAGGCCAGTACGATGCTTTGTATGGGGCAGATGATGCCTACTGGATGTTTCAGGATAATGTAATGCAGTTAAAGTGGAAACAGGAAACTACGGGACCAATAGACCAGCTTGAAAAATGGACTTATCCTTATGCTACATATACAGGAGTATATGACATTATTCTTCCTGCTGATACAGAGGATGCCTACACTAACGCAAGAATTCAGAAATTATGGAGCGAGACACTTCAAAACCTCCTCCTGGCCAAAAGTGAAAAAGAGTTTGATGAAATCCTTGAAAAATTTGTAACAGACAGAAATGCTATGGGATTTTCGCAGTTACAGGAAAAGAGATACAAGTATGTCGAAAGCGCAAAAGAAAAGCTTGGCATTGAGTAA